One stretch of Streptomyces peucetius DNA includes these proteins:
- a CDS encoding helix-turn-helix transcriptional regulator has protein sequence MYQELRARGAGSYEKAVVDLELDVDERERCRSELLDLGLIVPTGEKHASRLDAEGDAPGDAETDTVAVIDPEIALLRLLQREQQRLQEHLAEADRSYSALESLAGRFLRPGTLTKGTEVEVEVLTDYRRIQQVLEDMSHVVRHEEAMMHPGTLQREFPERVLERDRRQLDKGVRIRAIFNQRFVSVPEQAEYFRRKAEQGAEIRMSPVVPMNMVIADHHFALIPLDPSNPTLGAILARGAALVRSYLALYEYCWHTATPYGEVLNSEQGGDGLTEQQRAALRMLASGMKDEKIARSMGVSLRTVSRMLSEVMAELGASSRFEAGVRAARLGWLD, from the coding sequence TTGTACCAGGAGCTGCGTGCCCGCGGGGCGGGAAGCTACGAGAAGGCAGTCGTCGATCTGGAGCTGGACGTCGACGAACGGGAGCGATGTCGCTCCGAGTTGCTGGACTTAGGTCTCATCGTCCCCACGGGCGAGAAGCATGCCAGCCGTCTCGACGCGGAGGGCGACGCGCCCGGCGACGCCGAAACCGACACCGTCGCGGTCATCGACCCGGAGATCGCGTTGCTCCGGCTGCTCCAGCGCGAGCAGCAGCGCCTCCAGGAGCATCTCGCCGAGGCCGACCGGTCGTACAGCGCGCTCGAATCACTGGCCGGCCGCTTCCTGAGGCCCGGCACCCTCACCAAGGGCACCGAGGTCGAAGTCGAGGTTCTCACCGACTACCGCCGTATCCAGCAGGTGCTCGAAGACATGAGCCACGTGGTGCGGCACGAAGAAGCCATGATGCATCCGGGGACGCTGCAGCGGGAGTTCCCCGAACGCGTCCTGGAGCGTGACCGGCGCCAGCTCGACAAGGGCGTACGCATCCGGGCGATCTTCAACCAGCGGTTCGTCTCCGTGCCCGAGCAGGCCGAGTACTTCCGGCGCAAGGCCGAGCAGGGTGCCGAGATCCGCATGTCCCCGGTGGTGCCCATGAACATGGTCATCGCCGACCACCATTTCGCCCTCATCCCGCTGGATCCGTCGAACCCGACCCTGGGCGCCATCCTCGCCCGCGGCGCCGCGCTGGTCCGCTCCTATCTGGCCCTCTACGAGTACTGCTGGCACACGGCCACGCCCTATGGGGAAGTGCTCAACTCGGAACAGGGCGGCGACGGTCTGACGGAACAGCAGCGGGCGGCCCTGCGCATGCTCGCGTCGGGCATGAAGGACGAGAAGATCGCCCGCAGCATGGGCGTCTCCTTGCGGACCGTCAGCCGCATGCTGTCGGAGGTCATGGCCGAACTCGGCGCGTCCAGCCGTTTCGAGGCGGGCGTACGGGCCGCGCGGCTCGGCTGGCTCGACTGA
- a CDS encoding M56 family metallopeptidase translates to MLAILAGAVLPLPLARSRWSHQAPRLAIATWTVLAGVFTVASALTVLQLLLPYRSSHRLADGLEDCLPWTPRGCAAPGAGSLVPADFLAALGATAVLLLPVALFLRQAIHARRRRSRHAELLHFIGRTESRLGATVLDHPTPAIYCLPGRTSRVVVSTGALRVLTGAQLDAVLHHERAHITGRHHLLTVGAQAAAHIFPALPLFRHIQDAVPLLLEMAADDRALRRCSREALATALYAMAAGQAPQPAMAAGGPSAVLRVRRILTPEAGHPVLQGLLTTAAAIGAVTPLVMACCSIPG, encoded by the coding sequence GTGCTGGCGATCCTCGCAGGGGCGGTCCTCCCGCTCCCGCTCGCCCGTAGCCGCTGGTCCCACCAGGCCCCCCGGCTGGCGATCGCCACCTGGACCGTCCTTGCCGGCGTCTTCACCGTGGCATCGGCGCTGACCGTGCTCCAGCTGCTGCTCCCTTACAGAAGCAGCCACCGCCTCGCCGACGGCCTGGAGGACTGCCTGCCGTGGACGCCGCGCGGCTGTGCGGCGCCCGGGGCCGGAAGTCTCGTCCCCGCCGACTTCTTGGCGGCGCTCGGCGCAACAGCGGTACTCCTTCTTCCTGTGGCCCTGTTTCTGCGGCAGGCAATCCATGCCCGGCGCCGGCGGTCGCGCCATGCCGAATTGCTGCACTTCATCGGCCGGACGGAATCAAGGCTGGGAGCGACGGTCCTGGACCATCCGACTCCGGCCATTTACTGCTTGCCCGGGCGGACATCGCGAGTGGTTGTCAGTACGGGCGCGCTCCGCGTCCTCACCGGCGCCCAACTCGACGCCGTGCTCCACCATGAACGAGCACATATCACCGGTCGGCACCACCTGCTGACCGTGGGCGCGCAGGCCGCCGCCCACATATTCCCCGCCCTGCCACTCTTTCGGCATATTCAGGATGCCGTACCGCTGCTGCTGGAGATGGCCGCCGACGACCGAGCGCTGCGCCGGTGCTCACGAGAAGCGCTCGCCACGGCGCTGTACGCGATGGCAGCAGGGCAGGCGCCCCAGCCGGCCATGGCGGCCGGCGGCCCTTCCGCCGTTCTGCGCGTCCGCCGGATTCTGACGCCTGAAGCTGGACATCCCGTACTGCAGGGGTTGTTGACGACCGCCGCCGCCATCGGAGCGGTCACACCGTTGGTCATGGCCTGTTGTTCAATACCGGGCTAA
- a CDS encoding BlaI/MecI/CopY family transcriptional regulator, producing MRRLGELEAEIMDRLWRWQTPSTVRRIVDDLNRSRPIAYTTVMTVADILHTKGWLRREKVGRAWVYEARQSREQYTAGLMQAALGDTENRQGALLHFVEHMSTEDVQALDAALRAVHRPDADGSSR from the coding sequence GTGCGACGGCTGGGGGAACTGGAAGCGGAGATCATGGACCGCCTCTGGCGATGGCAGACACCGTCGACGGTCCGCCGGATCGTCGACGACCTCAACCGGAGCCGGCCGATCGCCTACACCACGGTCATGACGGTCGCCGACATCCTGCACACCAAGGGCTGGCTGCGGCGCGAGAAGGTGGGACGCGCCTGGGTCTACGAGGCCCGGCAGAGCCGGGAGCAGTACACGGCCGGCCTGATGCAGGCCGCCCTCGGAGACACCGAGAACAGGCAGGGAGCCCTCCTCCACTTCGTCGAGCACATGTCCACGGAGGACGTACAGGCCCTGGACGCCGCGCTGCGCGCGGTCCACCGGCCCGACGCCGACGGCAGTTCACGGTGA
- a CDS encoding metal-sensitive transcriptional regulator, with amino-acid sequence MAGYEHQKDDVLRRLKRIEGQVRGLHRMVDEDTYCIDVLTQISATGAALRSCALALLDEHLNCCVAEAVSAGGDQAKAKVSEASQAIARLVKA; translated from the coding sequence ATGGCCGGTTACGAGCACCAGAAGGACGACGTACTCAGGCGCCTCAAGCGCATCGAAGGCCAGGTGCGCGGCCTGCACCGCATGGTCGACGAAGACACCTACTGCATCGACGTCCTCACGCAGATCTCGGCAACGGGTGCCGCGTTGAGGTCATGCGCACTCGCTCTGCTGGACGAACACCTCAACTGCTGCGTCGCCGAAGCGGTTTCGGCGGGCGGTGACCAGGCCAAGGCCAAGGTGAGTGAGGCCTCGCAGGCCATCGCACGACTCGTGAAGGCGTAA
- a CDS encoding GNAT family N-acetyltransferase: MSSNCSLTRIRAEIGIPGGAPGWLGWLVAMEGDRVVGAAAGGVPTAGEGELYTLCAALDRRGRDVGSTLLTAATELMLEHDAEQQSVTLHSEQDPTGGFFRRHGFTGSGTRLVRGL, encoded by the coding sequence GTGAGCAGCAATTGCTCACTGACCCGCATCAGGGCCGAGATCGGCATCCCCGGCGGCGCACCCGGGTGGCTCGGGTGGCTCGTCGCCATGGAGGGCGACCGAGTGGTGGGCGCCGCCGCCGGAGGCGTACCGACCGCCGGCGAGGGTGAGTTGTACACCCTGTGCGCCGCGCTCGACCGACGCGGCAGGGACGTCGGAAGCACGCTGCTCACCGCGGCGACGGAGCTCATGCTCGAACACGACGCCGAGCAGCAGTCGGTGACGCTGCACTCGGAGCAGGACCCGACCGGGGGTTTCTTCCGCCGCCACGGGTTCACCGGCTCGGGCACCCGGCTGGTGCGCGGCCTGTAG
- a CDS encoding class I SAM-dependent methyltransferase, protein MRTQTETPVRAALDVLSVRTPVAPPLPLRLPGLESVSPIDEQDMWLHESLLGPYSEDILEYLNLARRTGGRVLDLGSGSGRLAVPFAQHGFQVDAVDRDAASLARLRSWAARIGPRARCSLSTTRADLDHLKLHQHYDLAILAGAMVSAVSPDARPGLLHEVASHLNRGGMLALDYTSHELDGLSRAPRRTWRFQVPRFDGRSEWTVARQVFDPEAMTERITYHSERSGAGAQTHSSVLTTFKWVVDQDILRDELDAAGLRVAERKQQRLDRRTLSVFLVCHAQK, encoded by the coding sequence ATGCGCACCCAGACCGAGACTCCCGTGCGCGCCGCACTCGACGTCCTGTCGGTTCGGACCCCGGTCGCACCGCCCCTGCCCTTGCGGCTCCCGGGCCTGGAGTCGGTGTCACCGATCGACGAGCAGGACATGTGGCTGCACGAATCGCTGCTCGGCCCGTACAGCGAGGACATCCTGGAGTATCTGAACCTGGCCAGGCGCACCGGCGGCCGGGTTCTCGACCTGGGTTCCGGTTCCGGGCGGCTGGCCGTGCCGTTCGCACAGCACGGCTTCCAGGTGGACGCCGTGGACAGGGACGCCGCGAGCCTCGCACGGCTGCGTTCGTGGGCCGCCCGTATCGGTCCGCGCGCCCGGTGCTCCCTCTCCACCACCCGCGCGGATCTCGATCACCTGAAACTGCATCAGCACTACGACCTGGCGATCCTGGCAGGGGCCATGGTGTCCGCGGTGTCCCCCGACGCCCGCCCGGGGCTGTTGCACGAGGTCGCCTCCCACCTGAACAGAGGCGGCATGCTCGCGCTCGACTACACGTCGCACGAGCTCGACGGGCTCTCCCGGGCGCCGCGCCGCACGTGGCGCTTCCAGGTGCCGCGCTTCGACGGCCGTTCCGAGTGGACCGTGGCCCGGCAGGTGTTCGATCCGGAGGCCATGACCGAGCGGATCACGTACCACTCGGAGCGCTCCGGAGCCGGAGCGCAGACCCACAGCTCGGTGCTGACCACGTTCAAGTGGGTCGTCGACCAGGACATTCTGCGGGACGAGCTCGACGCGGCCGGCCTCCGTGTCGCCGAGCGGAAGCAACAGCGCCTCGATCGCCGGACCTTGAGCGTCTTCCTCGTCTGTCACGCACAGAAGTGA